agtggaacctgtttttaagccacagcacagggtAAAAAGATCAACCTATCAACTTTCCCAATCTTGTTtcaagtgagcttacaggtttaatgttaagttaattttgtttttaaacaaactattaTATGTTATTTTGTATGGCTtcatcttgtcaagtattataacaacgttttgataccaggaacccagatcattcagtttttgcgacaacttctggcggtaaaatctgccagccatgtctcttcaggtccgttgacagtttgagcaaagggcagctccacgtgcatcgttaattgtttttccacaagacagaagatgggtgcaccgttcccggtgacgctgcaataccgggtcgatgcgtggaatTTAGATtcgtgcatatacacatcaactttcttttacattactgcatatacacatcaactttcttttacattactgcatatacacatcaactttctttttaataaatgcatatacacatcaactttctttaagatttatgcatatacacatcaactttctttttaataaatgcatatacacatcaactttctttaagatttatgcatatacacatcaactttcttttatttatcatcaccattcttTTGTCATCATcaaaattcattatgacatcaactttctttagatcaatgcaaatacaaatcaactttctttttgattattgcatatacacatcaacttccttttagattaatgcacatacacatcaactttctattattactgcatatacacatcaactttcttttgattcatcatcaccattcattatgtcatcatcacaattcattatgacatcaactttcttgtatattactgcatatacacatcaactttcttttgatttatcatcaccattcattatgtcatcatcactattcattatgtcatcatcactattcattatgacatcaactttcttttaataaatgcataaacacatcaactttcttttgatttatgcataaacacatcaactttcttttcattaaaggacataacagctgctacttagcAGTTCCCAGTATATTACtacttcccagtcccaaccctcgcggtaattctcacttggtgtgccgctttccaaatccaaggcctcacctattccccattgtcacagggccaatattttgtccttgctgttttctgccaatcaaaagtgcaaatcttgctacacttttgtatggctttatcttgtcaagtattataacaacgttttgataccaggaacccaacgaggtttcacagatcattcagtttttaggacaattctggcggtaaaatctgccagccatgtctcttcaggtccgtgacagtttgggcaacgggcagcttcacgtgcatcgttaattgttttccagaagacagaagatgggtgcaccgttcccggtgacgctgcaataccgggtcgatgcgtggggtttagatttgtgcatatacacatcaactttcttttacattactgcatatacacatcaactttctttttgattcatcatcaccattcattatgtcatcatcactattcattatgtcatcatcacaattcattatgacatcaactttcttttatattactgcatatacactaggggtgatccgagtatccggctgaaacgagtatccggtacggttaaagcacttttgccgagtacaagtattatccgagtaatatgagtcaatatccgtgctcggattgaataaaactcctcaactggccgcgcagcgttctgtgataatcacagcgccccccccccccccctacaaacccgctcggatcaatcacacacacacagaacatggagaaatgcgctctctctcgctctctctctcgctctctcctgctccgtcagtcaattcggtctgcggatctgttccgttaacgtttagggttggACAAGGCCACAGGTTCAAATAAGCAGGTAAatcaccgtagttttagatgtttaaatgtgcgcacaagaaagctaagagattactgtggggaaaaggagactggctaggttaacttaagattttaaacattgtaaaaaatgtatgaaacatatgaacacgttaaacatatgCGGGCATATAATATATACCTACAATATATACctacagtctcagtctttggatggtataggtagcgtatCGCTACCGTGACGGCTGACATGCGCCCCGTCACAGTTACCAACAATTTTGttaatgaatgagtatttcacattgaacacttacgATTGGGTGGTcgttaaaaacagggcattgcgagtacagatataaaatcTAGAGTCAGAAAGGGGTACATATCACAATCCCAAAATCACAATCTccacatatcacaaaactgttgcgTGGGGCCTTaggtatttgcttgtattacatcaagttttccaataacattaacaagcataacaTTGATTatggtgcctgtgtttgtcatgatgtgaAAAGTTGATAGTTGCAgttagtgtggccgagtggtctaaggcgctggattaaggcttcagtctctctggaggcgtgggttcaaatcccatcactgccatttgcatatattacatagctggaaggcaaccaatgtgatgttttaaagctgtggcatttggcctgaacttggtgaagtaactagaatcatccatcaataactttgctgagattgttccttgttaacctgaggttcaacgattggtgaaaccttcctttccagcactttggactagaacatcaacaaataattgtgataattaatcgtgatctccatattgatcaaagtaattgttgttatcactttggccataatcatgcgtctcaaagagattttatcaaaccaggttgggcaagtaacctttctgctgacttcttgtaaaaaaagaaagtaaaacaacccaaaaacagttactgcgatggctgggaatcaaacccaggtcaactgcttggaaggcagctatgctcaccactataggcagctttatttgtatagcacatttcagcaacaaggcaattcaaagtgctttacacaaaatcagttaaacagataaaacacaagtaaaaacagttaaaaatcacaagcataaaacacatgaatagacagttaaaaacaaagagaaacataaaacacaagaataaaatttacagtgcagcataagaaatttaaagaaatgattagtcatttaaagaaaggcagcatcaaatagaaaggtcttcagccttgatttaaaagaactgagagtagcagcggatctacaggtttctgggagtttattccagatatgaggagcatagaaactgaaagctgcttcaccctgtttagttctgactctggggacagaaagcagacctgtcccagatgacctgagaggtctgggtggttcatagtgtagtagcagatcagcaatatattttggacctaaaccgttaagtgatttataaactagcaagagtactttgaaatcaattctttgagacacaggaagccagtgtaaagacttcagaactggagtgatgtgatccagtctcttggtcttagtgaggactcgagcagcagcgttctgaatcagctgcagctgtctgattgatttttagggagacctgtaaagaccccgttacagtagtcaagtctactgaagataaaggcatggacaagtttttccaaatcctgttgacacataagtcctttaacccttgatatattcttaaggtgatagtaggctgactttgtaattgtcttaatgtggctgttaaagttcaggtctgagtccatgactacaccaagatttctggctttgtctgttgtttttaacattgttgtttgaagctgagcgcagacttttaatcgttcctctcttgctccaaaaacaaccacctcagtttttccttcatttaatttcagaaagttctggcacatccagccgttaatttgttcgatgcacttagtcagtttttgtattggactatagtcccctggcgataaggtatgtaaatttgtgtgtcgtccgcataactatggtaacttattttgtttttctccataatctgagccagtggaagcatgtagatgttaaacagaagaggccccagaatggagccttgcggaactccgcacgtcatatttgtacgctcagatgcataattacctatagacacaaagtaatccctattctttaggtaggattcaaaccagtttagtactgagccagaaaggccaacgcagttttccaatcggtctagtagtatgtcatggtcgaccgtgtcaaatgcagcactgagatcaagtaatactaagattgaaattttgccattatctgtgttaaggtggatgtcattaaagactttgacaagagccgttcagtgctgtggtgtggtcggaaacccgactgaaaggtatcaaaactgttgcttagtgacaagaaatggttgagttgttgaaagactactttttcaatgattttacttaaaaacggaaggtttgatattggcctatagttgctcattagtgacttgtctaggttgttcttttttaagagtggcttgattactgcagttttcagggcctgtggaaagatacctgaaagaagagatgtgttcacaatctgtagaagatcagaagtcaaacaattggaaacattttgaaaagtcccgttggtagaacatcaaggcaacaggtcgaggttttcagatgttgaataatgtcctccaggtttgtatggttgatcgtgtgaaattctgtcatattggaactatttttgcttgaacactgtgacaacacatatcctggacttgatatggaggcactgactgtttgtctaatcttttgaattttgtctttgaagaaggaggcaaagtcattgcaggccttggtagataaaagttcagatgctactggtactggagggtttgttaacctatcaacagtagcaaacaaagcacgggaattattattgtttctagagataatatcagagaaaaaggaccttcttgcattcctcagttccaaattataaatgcgaagtctctctttataggagttataatggaccaggagattgttttacgccaccttcgttcagctttcctacactctcttttttctgttctcaccagtaggacatttctccatggagatcttttcttaccagatacaactttgaccttagtgggagcaatggcatcaataacatttgtaatttacagttgaaattatctacaagctcactgactgatagcccagagagggctggtgtggaggagaaagctgtataaatgtgtcactggtgttttcagtgatataccgtttctgattatctttgtttggacacttttgggcacagagatagtgccgttaaagaaaacacaggaatgatctgagagagcaacgtcagtcaccacaaccttggaaatgttcagacctttggagacaatcaagtccagagtgtgccccttattgtgggtgggctccgtcacatgctgagtcagtccatagttctcaaaaaacacaatacagctcttttgtccccctgtcctgggggctgtcaacatgaatgttaaaatcacccgcaatgattacacaatcaaagttaatgcagataatagacagcagttcagtgaagtcatcaatgaaggttgcacaatatttaggtggcctgtagatatttagaacatcgcttgaggggaagatcttaattgaagagcaacatattcaaaagaaacaaaatttccataacatatttgcgtacagtggaatgagtcattaaacaaaatggcgactccacctccttcttattcactctattctcactcataaaactgaagttagggggagctgactcgatgagaacagcagcgctgttattatggtctaaccaggtttcagttaaaaacataaaatctagattgtgcttagtaataaaatcattgattaaaaatgattttcctgccaaagacctgacgtttagtaaggctagtgttagtgtgttttcattttttgggacaggctgtagctgacgaggaatggatgctaaatttgctaagtttgcagttaagtgcttattcaccattcttttcctatacctatcacaacagaaattgaggaagaattgaatccacagggcccgggcttgtcttgaaaagagtcattagtatcactagtcctgcagccaaggcccggcacatatcagatagtgcttgccagattttgcacacaagcgtccttatcagtctggggggaaggagttttctgacatcctggtagtggtgcttggcgttttacttttgcccgggttgagccatgggggtaggaaggggtgcataattgatgggggaaataagggaaagggtgtgtggagacatcagtagagacagcgatgaatcctcagaaggttcggggttgggaaggtttgaggggtgctggacgggtgaagaggggagtggaggtttcgtgtctctgctctctggtctcccatggtcaaatctttgcacaggcgggggctgtgctggatcactgccgcactttgttgtgtctccttttgttttgtgaccttggcagagggagcagatgtgtaggcgcagaaagtaaagcagattagaggtgaacagctttactcctggcttgttaagggaaagtctatctgctttaaaaagatgtctgcgctcccagaaaatgtttaaattgtcaatgaacttcagagagtggacggtacattcagttgaaagccattgtttagtcccaacagtcggctgaatctctcatctcctcttctgactgacggtataggaccactgataaacacatttgcgcttaggggggtgactgtgtcaagcagttccctaaagtccagtttcagcaattcagactgttgctttacaacatcatttgaccctatatgcagaataatgttcttcacagttgggtgtgctgccacgatatctgggatttttgggtcaagtcagacaccatgtctttgggaaaacatagtattttggtgtttttactgtttttaaatcttttacagcagagtcacccacaatcagggtttgaggcccagttgttagctttttactttttgaattgctctcagtccttaccctgctgtgtggtgatgagacgcagtccggtcatcagatgactgtccagcgtcttgcagcagaggagcaaatctgttatccagttgcacacaaggttgttgggggggcattttgttgcttattttcccttttgcagctgtccacggctgtgtcctactaggtacaggggttgaagaggcgctctgcccagatgataatgcaggccagcggtcatatcacaaacctcagggcgctgtgcccggcccgttagtcgtcctcccatttcccaggaaaatgattactcttaggcttcgcaccagacgagttccagggaggaccgccacttgttgatttattaccagttccaccctcctgtttctttgtagtcttgttggtgctaattagccgtgtgttagcatacttctgtccatgttatgggtccatggtaaagtggtgtcatttccacaagatccgttaacttccacgttcacttctagaaggtgaaccttggtttccagaagtgcaatcttctgaaggagtttgtagtagtcttctacggagaaaggaggcatcttgctgctaattagctttagctacaatcactgtaggacaggcttgagctattggtaggccacgctcacgcagaaaaattttaaaatatggcaatagcctactatgtctacaaaaaatgtatagtccagtgtttttgaagtgtccaagagccgctgctcatagtttctcagaggaaaagcacgattatcagcaaaaatatcagcaaaaatatgcaagcagaagcaggagcaagcagcaaagcgtctgcactgtaagaagcaggaagcaagggcttataccaccatcactggacaatgcattgttcacttcaaatcttgtaatacatttgggcattgagactggttcaaaccctgctcgaaggagcagtcttttccagagtttcccttcagggatcaataaagaatttctgattctgatgtagagatggacagacaacccaaaagtataatacttcttgccgagacataacaagaaacaaaaaaactgactattgtaagtaatgaatggcttcatgaatagacaaccatcatcccaatgtatgccattaacagtctatgagtggtcaattagagtccaatgactttctttggagcaactcctttttcctccagatagagctcattcagccatagaaagtaccagttagtgctgaatatctattccaaaactcccattcttttatttatttagccagcggtggacaactggtgaaatgtacttgctctgcatgtgttagtgtctgatgatgaactcacaaccaagacaaccccaaagagaagcacttatgaacacaatgatcatcagtgtctttatttgaggtaatctgaatgtgattacaatgacatcttaaagatgaactgaactgaaaaactaacttttgataacttgttggttatggtaattacaaatgaattacactaaaaaaattattttaaaaatcaatatagcttttttttaagcaacacaaaaattgcatttgttagtATTAGAACGCTGACAATAtcgatgacgtcactggcatggtaggacgcatttgagcctgtgagggacaggcctgtagtgtctgactaccaccacaTGGAGGACAATCAGTTTCAGGCTCCACTGAAGTACAGGATCGCCTCGGGGGGAGTGACAGTGACCGTGTGTGTGGGCGCAGCTTACTGTCATGCACTCTCCTTATTGTATTCAagcacattatgcattttaggaaatagactgcttatatatcgtgtccatttagagaaaatagaaaaaacatggTTAAGGTCCTGTTCGTTTACGAAAATAGAGgcagataaatggaaaatgtaattggacGCATTAATCTATGGCAGGGGTTTTCAAAGTATGAAAGGGTGAGCCCCCCTCCAAGGAGCACAATGCCTGCtgtgccccccctccccaataatcaacccacacacaaacaaatgccaCTCCAAAACACCTTctaattgcttttattttagaaCCATCtcatcttttaaaatgacaatttaTCTGAATGAAATTCAAcacatgaacattttaaaacatttcctcccattttaattattttatcagGGGCTTTGTATGGCAAATAcgcacttttttcatttttctaataAGAGCAACCCAAAACTCATTTTTTAACCGTTTTCTCAAACAAACATACCAACAGTGTTTTCATatcttaacaaaaacattttgatcaGATATTTGGAACATATCTGTAAATGTTGCACATttccttgaaattaaaaaaaataaatcaaaaacctAAACAGTTGCAAAATCGTGGAGCTCTTAGTTTTAGTGGGAACAATGTGCTTGTGCTTTTGATGCGCAAATCTGGGTAATGCGGGGTTGCACTGATGAGAGGTTATAACCGCAGATCATCTTCAACCAGCAGCCTTGACCGGTATTTGCTTTTATCTTTGCGAGTGCGGAAAACCCACATTCGCAAAGATAGGTTGAAGTGAAGGGGATGAGCACGTTCACTGCCTTCGTGGAGAGCTGTGGAAATTCAGTCCCTACTGACAGCCAAAAGTGCGCAAGTGACACGTCACTCATCCTCTGTTTCAAGTCCATGTCACAGCTCAGCTCAGCCAGAgcctcttcctctcctgctgAAAGTCCATCTTTGAGTGTCACGGGGAAGGAAAATGGGTTTCTCACCCACTGGTTTGCCATTGTCTCCTCTCCAAAATACTCTCCAAACTGCTTGCGCATTCCCTCCAAATGCGCGCAGACCACCTGCTGTAAACACTCCACCTTCAGCTCCGCTCTGGCCAAAACATCCTCTAACGTGGGAAACATTTCCACTGATCCCCGCTCCACACGCGCACCCCACAGTTCCAACTTTTTCCTAAATCCACAGAGTTGATCGTGTGCGTAAAAGACGTTGCACTCTTTGCCCTGCAGACAGATGTTCAGTGTGTTTATCTTTTCGAAGACATCCGAAAGATAGGCAAGCTTTGCAACCCACTTCATGTCTTCCATGTGTTTTACCAGTGGAGAGTTGATTTCAGCGAGGAAAAGAAGGACTTCCTCACGGAGATCACAAAGGCGCGTGAGTACCTTTCCTCGGGAAAGCCACCGGACCTCCGAGTGCAGAAGCAGCTGTTTAAAGTGCGCACCCATCTCCTTGCAGAGGATGGAGAAAACACGGGCATTCATGGCGCGCGACTTTATAAGGTTAACAATTTTTACTGCCTCGTCCAGCACAGTGTGCAGCTCTTGGGGCATCCTCTTAGTTGCCAAGGCCTGGCGGTGGATTATGCAGTGCGTCCAAATAGCAGCCGGGGCGACCTCTTGCACCTTTTTTACCAGACCACTGTGCCGGCCTGTCATTGCCCTTGCCCCATCAGTGCATATTCCACAGCAGCGGCCCCAGTCCACATTATTTTCCCGCATGAAATCATTCAAAACCTTGAAGATTTCGTCTGCTGTCGTGCGCGAGGGCAGAgggtgacaaaacaaaaactcctCATGCACATTTAGCTCTTTAACAAAACGCACGTACACCATTAATTGAGCACAATTGGCAACATCCGTCGACTCGTCCAGCTGAAGGGAGAAGGAGGGGCTTTCACGAACACTGTCCACTACCTGTTGCCGCACATCTGCGCCCATATCTGAGATTCGGCGTTGGATGGTGTTGTCAGACAACTGGATGACATTCAGTTGGCAGCAGTAGCTTCTCCCATCATTACTGAACACATGTCCTTAGCAGCAGGAAGAAGTAAAGTTTCACCGATGTTGTGGGGTTTCC
The nucleotide sequence above comes from Etheostoma spectabile isolate EspeVRDwgs_2016 unplaced genomic scaffold, UIUC_Espe_1.0 scaffold00005908, whole genome shotgun sequence. Encoded proteins:
- the LOC116677813 gene encoding zinc finger BED domain-containing protein 5, with amino-acid sequence MGADVRQQVVDSVRESPSFSLQLDESTDVANCAQLMVYVRFVKELNVHEEFLFCHPLPSRTTADEIFKVLNDFMRENNVDWGRCCGICTDGARAMTGRHSGLVKKVQEVAPAAIWTHCIIHRQALATKRMPQELHTVLDEAVKIVNLIKSRAMNARVFSILCKEMGAHFKQLLLHSEVRWLSRGKVLTRLCDLREEVLLFLAEINSPLVKHMEDMKWVAKLAYLSDVFEKINTLNICLQGKECNVFYAHDQLCGFRKKLELWGARVERGSVEMFPTLEDVLARAELKVECLQQVVCAHLEGMRKQFGEYFGEETMANQWVRNPFSFPVTLKDGLSAGEEEALAELSCDMDLKQRMSDVSLAHFWLSVGTEFPQLSTKAVNVLIPFTSTYLCE